In Brassica oleracea var. oleracea cultivar TO1000 unplaced genomic scaffold, BOL UnpScaffold01027, whole genome shotgun sequence, a genomic segment contains:
- the LOC106320701 gene encoding uncharacterized protein LOC106320701, translated as MDPLFVNSPGFVHSPGFVNLSASRNTQTIDVESSEFPSFSSQGSVGPKPLERRKWTPKEDLVLISAWLNTSKDPIVGNEQKAGAFWKRIEDYVNASPQLNGFPPREYSQCKQRWGRVNDSVGKFVGSFEAALKKQASGQNDNDVMKVAHDIFTNDHEYKFTLEHCWRELRFDQKWRSHYLSKDGAKDKGKECADKRKEQAEVVVDDEEARPPGVKASKAAKRRKHGFCFAGHGLQVTSGRKQKTMSSSSSDEIDEILNEAFEEIVDQHVDNFIDSIINVQANNRTRRAYIERDREQGHNQLWDDYFSDHPTYSADMFRRRFRMNKPLFLRIVDRLSNEVPYFQQRRNAHGRYGLSALQKCTAAMRILAYGQSGDTYDEYLRLDEYLRSPTPEDLQRLLDLGEARGFPSMIGSIDCMHWEWKNCPTAWKGQYTRGSGKPTIVLEAVASQDL; from the exons atggaTCCTCTCTTCGTTAACTCTCCCGGGTTTGTCCACTCTCCCGGGTTTGTTAACCTCTCAGCTTCACGGAACACTCAAACAATAGACGTAGAGTCTTCTGAGTTCCCTAGCTTTAGTAGTCAGGGCTCTGTAGGTCCTAAGCCACTGGAAAGGCGCAAGTGGACACCAAAAGAAGACTTGGTGCTgatcagtgcttggttgaacaccagCAAGGATCCGATAGTCGGTAATGAGCAGAAGGCAGGGGCGTTTTGGAAGAGAATAGAGGACTACGTTAACGCAAGCCCTCAGCTCAATGGCTTTCCTCCTAGAGAGTATAGTcagtgtaagcagaggtggggaagAGTGAACGACTCGGTGGGGAAGTTTGTGGGATCCTTTGAGGCCGCTTTGAAGAAGCAAGCTAGTGGCCAAAACGATAATGATGTAATGAAGGTTGCGCATGACATCTTCACTAATGACCATGAGTACAAGTTCACTCTTGAACATTGTTGGAGGGAACTCAGGTTCGATCAAAAATGGAGATCACACTACCTGTCCAAAGATGGTGCAAAGGACAAAGGGAAGGAATGTGCGGACAAGAGGAAGGAACAAGCGGAGGTGGTGGTCGACGATGAAGAGGCTCGGCCTCCTGGTGTTAAGGCTAGCAAAGCAGCCAAACGGAGGAAGCACGGTTTTTGTTTTGCAGGTCACGGGTTGCAAGTCACAAGTGGCAG AAAACAGAAAACAATGTCTTCCTCGTCAAGTGATGAAATAGATGAAATTCTAAATGAAGCTTTTGAAGAAATTGTGGATCAACATGTTGATAATTTCATCGACTCAATTATTAATGTTCAAGCCAACAACCGGACAagacgagcttatatcgaaagagatCGAGAGCAAGGACATAATCAGCTTTGGGACGACTATTTTAGTGATCATCCTACATATTCAGCAGACATGTTTAGGcggcgttttcgaatgaacaagccattgttccttcgcattgtcgatCGCCTAAGTAATGAAGTTCCATACTTTCAGCAAAGAAGAAATGCTCACGGAAGGTACGGGCTATCTGCACTTCAAAAATGTACAGCAGCTATGCGTATACTGGCATATGGTCAATCGGGAGATACgtatgacgaatatctccgacttg atgagtatctaagaagCCCTACACCggaggatcttcaacgattactcgATCTTGGAGAGGCACGCGGGTTTCCAAGTATGATAGGCTcgatcgactgtatgcattgggagtggaaaaactgcccaacGGCTTGGAAAGGCCAGTACACACGTGGTTCAGGGaagccgacaattgtcttagaagcTGTGGCATCACAGGATCTTTAG